In Phragmites australis chromosome 24, lpPhrAust1.1, whole genome shotgun sequence, the following are encoded in one genomic region:
- the LOC133907362 gene encoding CDT1-like protein a, chloroplastic codes for MRMTQMMKTIMTVSPGDSQSLISGRGSIKLLERHKNLLNLFNKMESSIRLLRLRKKMTTFKNIATQVEVLTKRKFSHSPLAQMKYLFPEAIQINRILLHDEKSLCMYADMEITLVMNVVECGRPDQSPSMAICEAFYSKLLNFLDAHHKENDPMCIIGKEKINQVDPLDTQEKLGSLRVTFDIVCDISRSTKNSLMTKQELFHNILANNLEIEEIGEIEEQLHIVEDLAPD; via the exons ATGAGGATGACACAGATGATGAAGACTATAATGACTGTCTCGCCTGGTGATAGCCAATCTTTAATATCAGGAAGAGGAAGCATTAAACTTCTTGAAAG ACACAAGAATTTGCTAAATCTTTTCAATAAAATGGAGAGTTCTATAAGGTTGCTACGCCTGCGGAAGAAGATGACTACATTTAAGAATATTGCCACCCAGGTGGAAGTACTCACAAAGAG GAAGTTCTCACACAGTCCTTTGGCCCAGATGAAGTATTTGTTTCCAGAAGCAATCCAGATAAATAGGATACTGTTACATGATGAGAAAAGCCTTTGCATGTATGCTGATATGGAAATTACACTTGTAATGAACGTTGTGGAATGCGGAAGACCTGATCAGTCTCCATCCATGGCAATCTGCGAGGCTTTTTACTCAAagcttttgaattttttggatgCTCATCATAAG GAAAATGATCCTATGTGCATTATTGGTAAAGAGAAAATCAATCAAGTAGACCCGTTGGACACCCAGGAAAAGCTAGGTTCTTTACGCGTCACATTTGACATAGTCTGTGATATTTCTCGCTCTACCAAGAATTCGTTAATGACAAAACAGGAACTTTTCCACAATATTCTTGCCAACAACTTGGAGATAGAAGAGATCG GGGAAATAGAAGAGCAGCTGCATATTGTGGAGGATCTGGCTCCCGATTAG
- the LOC133907363 gene encoding putative ripening-related protein 5: MATARALATMAIFLLVALSTSHIASSRRPGAGLGVCRASGYLPGRSGNCEKSNDPDCCEDGKMYPQYRCSPPVTASTKAVLTLNSFEKGKDGGGPSECDNAYHSDEEKVVALSTGWFENMARCSHRIKITANGNSVYAKVVDECDSVHGCDDEHNFEPPCDNNIVDASPAVWDALGLDQNVGMVDITWSDE; encoded by the coding sequence ATGGCCACTGCCAGAGCTCTAGCCACCATGGCGATCTTCCTCCTGGTCGCGCTCTCCACCTCCCACATCGCGTCGTCCCGCCGCCCCGGCGCCGGGCTCGGCGTGTGCCGCGCCAGTGGGTACCTCCCGGGCAGGTCCGGCAACTGCGAGAAGAGCAACGACCCGGACTGCTGCGAGGACGGCAAGATGTACCCGCAGTATCGCTGCTCGCCGCCGGTGACCGCGAGCACCAAGGCCGTGCTGACGCTCAACAGCTTCGAGAAGGGCAAGGACGGCGGCGGCCCGTCGGAGTGCGACAACGCGTACCACAGCGACGAGGAGAAGGTCGTCGCGCTCTCCACGGGGTGGTTCGAGAACATGGCCCGGTGCAGCCACCGCATCAAGATCACCGCGAACGGCAACTCTGTGTACGCCAAGGTGGTGGACGAGTGCGACTCCGTGCACGGCTGCGACGACGAGCACAACTTCGAGCCGCCCTGCGACAACAACATCGTCGACGCGTCGCCGGCGGTCTGGGACGCCCTGGGGCTCGACCAGAACGTCGGCATGGTGGACATCACCTGGTCTGATGAGTGA